aatttttgaagatttattattatgtattttatgtatatgagtgctttatctttatgtatgtatgtctgcagaccagaagagggcatcagattgtgagttgccatgtgggtgctgggaattgaactcaggacctctggaagagcagctagtgctcttaaccactgagcatctctctagcctctaaaTAAGTCttactttttgtgtgtgcattattttgcttattttcatgCGTGCTGGAGAtttgcactcaggtcctcatgactgcacagcaagtacccttacccacagagccatcttccctGATAAATAATtggtttttatataaaataagaattcagTCTCCACTTGGAAGTATTAAGCAATCAGACCAAGTGGGATAACTAAGAGTAACTAGGTCACAGGAGACAGACACATCCATGTATTAACAAAGAGCTCTCTCAGGAGTGGGTCTGTTAGGAAGGCCAGGTTGGATGGACCTCTCTCAGTCATGTGATGCTCTGCACTGCCTAAAGCCTTGCAGAGAGTCCCCTACCTCCAGAACCTTAAATTAATGAAACTTTATTCTTTATGAATTAGCCAGCGTTTGGTAGTgagttacagcaacagaaaatgggaGTTAAGTGTCAGGCTGTGAACCCAAATAATCCTCCAGTATTCTTTAAATGAAGTTTAATTAACCTTTAGGAGACAGAGATCCTAGTAGCTCACACAGAATTCTGTGTGACCCATAGGAAAAATGAaagccaccacccccacccctccatccgCAAGCCTGGTCTAAAGCTGCTAGTTGCTTCTTCCTAGAGGCAGAGGGCATACGCTGTGGAACCTTGGACAGAGCTAACAATGGAGGAGCAGCTTCTGCTTCCAGCACAGTCTAGGCCACAGCACTTTGCTGACTGGGACATGTCAGAGCAATCCTCTCTGCAGATACTCCTGAATCCATGATCTGCTCTCTGTCTTCTACTTCATTTTTCAGCAGCACTGTAAACTTAACCTCTTGCAGAGCTAGAGAGGTGCCTCAGGGGTAGGCGTGCACTCCGCTGTTTGAGAAGACCcaactttggttcccagcaccaacattgACCTCTATGGAATTACaatttcctgtaactccagctccagggggatctgcaATCATCTTCTCATCTACACAGGCACAAACACGCACTCggaaacatacatgtacacataatggaaaataataaaaaaaaaaaacctaaatcttagccaggtgtggtgatgcacacctttaatcctagcacgtggAAGGCCACGCCCCTACAGGGCAAGCGCACTATCACCGAGCTGTATCTCCCAACAAACAGCAAACTCACAAAAACCTCACCAAACACAGAAGACTCTCAAGTCGAACCAGAAACGCTAAGGGCATGATTCTAGCTGTACAACATGGGTAGGTTGCAGAGTTAAGGGTGAGATCAGGCCAAGGTGGGTAGGAGAGCGGGACTTGCAGCAGGAACTGCCCAGGGGCGGAGCCCAAGCGCTCCCACCTAGGATTGGTGAATTCCTTTAGGGGCGTGGCCTCGGAAGGCCTCCCTGAATGCGCGCTCAGACGCTTGTACCCACCCTGGCCTGTGATTGGCGAACGTGAACGCAGGGCGGAGCCTCGGGtggtgcgtgcgcgcgcgcaggTCACGTACCTAGGTGCGACCTCAGCGAGCTGCGTCTGTACCATGGCTCTCCTGCTTCGAGGAGGACGAATCCGGGCACTGAAGGTAAAGGGCGAACGGGCGCGACCTCCCCGGCCCGTAGCCTGACCCTCAGCTGTACCCGTGGGCTTGGTGCCGGTGAGGGGTCCCAGGCCCTGTGTTCACCTGACCCGGAGAGGTCTTTCTCTGCAGGAGCAAAGCTGAGGCTCTTTGGCTGTTTTAAAAACTAAACCTGGCTTTCTCTGCAAAACCAGTGTTGGGGTTTGTTGGggttgggttctggggatggaatccagggccctGCGCTTGCTTTGTCAAATGCCGTCATTGAACCAGCCTCAAAGCAGGAAGTGCCCACAGCAATATAAAATACAGATGACAGAGGGTCCCCGTCGCTAGATGGGCACTATTTAATTACTCCTTCAGGTATCTTGTTCCcagcgattttttttttcagcgtGTAACAGTACACATAATTTGTACACACGCAGAAAACCAAATATAAAtagttttcctcattttttttctgggccCGGCGCGAAACATCCTGGGATCTAGCACATACTTGAGTGGTTGCCTGGGGAATTCCAGTTAAGATTCTTCCCATTTACACTGTAACTTTCTGAGGCAATTATTTACATTGTTTCCTAGCAGATAGTGCTACTAAGTGTAGGGAGATAATTTTGcaaaaaagaaacagtattttGTAGAGTAACAAAATAAGCGGTGTCATAAACTGCCTGCCCTGTCTAGCTAAACCCAGGAGTCCGGACTCCGTTGGGCCTTGCGTCCAGGATCCTGGCAGTGAGGGTTGCAGCTAGCCATCAGAGGCCCAGAGGCCagcacctccctcctctccccaatGTCAGTACAGATTTGCTTAACCGGGACTTTACAGGACAGGTGGGCTTCTCTCAGCAGCAGCACCTGCGTCTGGTCCGCGTCCTACCCTCTGAGCCCCAGGTTTCTGCAGGACCAGACTCTTCACCAGGACGCCCTGAAGCTTTGTATAAAGAAGctggcaaagtttttctttttaataaaaattttccaAGTTTCCATTTTGGGAAATTTTTGCAGagaatggggaaactgagatgTTTTTCTTTACCCAGATGCTAATGGTGGTtgccctggcctggaacttgggtttatttttcttgcagctttttttttttttgtacttttcatACATCTCATATTATGAAAGTTGTAATAAATGTGCCGCATGGTGaatattaacatatatattaacatatagtACTCACGTTATACTGGCTGTCATCCTTCCTGTTGGCTCTCCCCAGGCTGTGTTCCTGGAGACAAGGGTGTTCCGAGAACTACCTTCTACGGTGCCCCTCTCTACAGAGTCAGGGAAGAATGAAGGGGGAATACAATCAAATCCCAAGAATCAAAGTGCACCCACAGGTGAGATTTTAAAGATGGTCTGGGAGGGGCCAAGAATGCAAAGTCATTAGCATGAAATGAGTTTGACCAGCCACGTAACCTAAGGTTCTTAATCTTCCCAGTGCCTATATTATAATCAGATATAAGATCGGCAACAACACATCAGTGGTATCAAAGTCTTTTACTGTGTTtgctctagatcagtggttctcagccttcctaatgctttgaccctctaatacagtcctcccaaccataaaattgttttcattgctacttcataactgtaattttgctactgttaggaatcataatgtaaaaatatctgtgttttctgatggtcttaggtaccccggtgaaagggtcattcagtcccccaaaggggtcatgacccacaggtagAGAACTGCTGCTCTGGATGGAGAGTGCTGCTTTCTAAATGCTCAGCCCAACAGGGAGAGCAGAAGAGCTTGGGCATTTCCCAGGCTCTCCAGACCCATGCTTGTGTGAACTAGTGGGAAcccaccctgctttcctctccctggtttctggCTTTCCCTGTCTCTCCAAGACTAGTGAGGTTTTCCTGGTATGCCCCATCACCATCGGGGGACACCATCAGGACCCCCGGGAGGGGATTAGGAGCCAGTGTTTCTGCTCTGCTGCTTTCAGCTGGTGCCTGGTCGGCTTCCAGCTCTTTTCGAAATCGTTTTGATTTCTGGCACAAGTCTTAACCTTTTCCCCTCTCTGTGCCAGTATAGGATAGCCTCCCTCCAAGCCAGCGGGAAGTGCAGTGCATCTGAAATGTTTCACTTCTGAGAGTAACGTTATTTCCTATGCCTTGCTCATTGTTGACAATGGGTCACGAACTAGGTAGGACCATTGAATTTTGTTTCTTGGTTCACGGAGTCCTGATCCACCCTTGAATGGCTATGCAGAACTGCCCCTTGACAAGTCCTAACGCGGGACTGTGGAGTGCTAATTGAGTTGGGGCTGAGTTTCACTAGAACAGCATTTGCACGACTTAGGTATGTGAAATGATACAGAGTCCATTCTTTTCTCCTTGTCTGGGTACTGACCACCAGTGGGTGCTAAATGTTTGTACTTTTAGAGAGTGCCTGCCCACAGCCTTTCATGCTCTCTCCACACATGCATTCCCAGATCTCCATCAGCCGCACAGCACCCAGAGACATAGCAAAGGTGTCTTGGCCTGAATTCGAGAGGGACGTGATTCAGCCCTGTCCAAACCTgcctaattttaaaatacaatactcTTTTTTCCTCTTGGGTGCATTGAAAAACAGAAATCTTAAACATGAGGActttttaaaatagcaataacAAAACATAGAATCCCAGTATACCTAAGAAATGTCTGCAACAAGAATGTCTGTTAAGTTGTGGACCGCATGTGGCATGGTCTATGTTTATTTTTGCATGCTGTAGATCCAGCCCAGGGCTTTGCATAGCCTGGAATGCTTATGACTGGTGAGTGACCTGGATGTCAATACTAACCATGTCCTCTTCTCTGGTGGAGTTTTGAATTATGTCTATAATCCTTTCTTCTAGATACATGATTTTAGACTAAATGGGTGTTAGGACCCAAGAACcttctctgtaagaacaagtgtcTGTCCGTGTGAGTGGAAATGGTGTCATCCTGGGAAGGTTTGTGAAGGGAGACTTGGCCTGAGAATTGGCCTTAGATTCCCATGGAGCTCCTGCTGCTGGCCTTTCGGCCATCTGAGCTGGCAGCTCTGCCACCTCCCTGGGTGCTGTGGGGCTGGTGGAGATGTGGTGTgtccgtctgtccatctgtctgtctgtctactcgTGCACCTTGGGAATGGCAGTGTACTTTGGGGTTGAAGATGGTCTTCAGAAGTAAATTGTCTTCTTTGCATATTACACTTATATAACTTAAAAGATTTCtgtacagagaaaaagaaataatgctTCTAATAGCCACATGTAGGCCTGTGTTTTTCCTTAAAGTGCCAGGGATTAGAAACCATCAGAAACAGAGTGGCTTTGGGAGCCCCTGGGGCTCCCTGAATCTGCTCTTGGTCTCCAGCCCAAAGATCAGGAACCACCCTTGAGGAAAATTGGAGAGTAACTTTATTTCCTATGCCTTGCTCACATAGTAGCATGTTCTTCCTTCCTAAGAAAAGCTGCCGGCACACGTCAGTCCCAGGGTGCTCCCTCAGGCCCTTCTGGGAGGCATGCCTGACTTCTCTTTGCTGTTCATTGAATCAGTCACAGGCCATGTTGTACAGATCCATAAGTTCCTGGCTGAACCACCTTCCACATTActtttctttcaggttttttttttttcttctgcaaagtctctctatgtagtacgtgttggtcttgaactctgatcctcccgagtgctgggattacagatgtgtgccatacACCTTGCTTTTGTGTAGCTCTTTAAGGAGTGTAAAGCCAAAGTTAGTTCTCCATTCAGGCTCCAGTCCAGGCTTAAATGTGCATTGTTTCTGAAACTAGAGGCTAGATATGTTAACTATAGCCACAGTGTGGAGGGAGTGCTGTTCTGAACACTTCCTGCCTGTCACCTCTCACTGATGAGTAGTTCAGGGGGTCACACCAGAGCGGTCTGCTTTGGACTTTGACATTCTGGCCACGGTCTATATTCCAATCACTATACTCTCTTACTTTGGGGGCAAAAAAAACTCTAGATTCTcctgctgcctttttttttttttttttaaatctttacacACATGTAATCCTAAGCGTATGAAATCTAAGTGACTTTACAGACCTTGTTTAAAGTACCTTTGTAAGTATGCCTTGTTTTCTGCTTTAGTTTTATAAACCATCGACACTACAGAGGAGTATTTTAGGCTTGCTAATTCACTTTATTACGTATGTTCACGTTTAtttatgtggctgtgtggctataAGTCGAGCACCCACAggggggcagaagagggcactggttcccctggagctggagttgccaGCTGTCGGGAGCCACTCAACATGGGAGCAGGGAACGGAAGTGGACCCTCGGCAGGAGCAGTAGGTGCTCTGAACTGcccgccatctctccagccccgctaaCGCACAGCAGCCATCTTTTCTTTGACAGAAAGCTTGAAGATTGCGGTCTCCGTTTTCAGCCAAACGGAAACGAGATTCAGAAACTTGTGCCccgagaggagatggggaggcagCAGGGAGCACTGGTTGGCGCTGTTAGATAGTATTTGTAGACCTGACTGTGGAGGCTGCCATGTCTCTCTCTGTAGAACTAGCGGCCCCTGCATGTCCCCTCCTGTGCTCTGAGAGGAGCCTGCACAGGAGTCCGGGGGCAGGAGGTTTTCTGTTAGGCGGTTTGTTGAGGAAAGCCAGTCTCTAGCTAGAATGCCACGAGGGGATGCCGCATCCCGTGTCCACACACCAAGTGTGCTTCTCAGACGCCACATTCACCTTCTGTGATCTACTGCACTGGTGAATGCAGACTTGGTATGGGTGCTGGGTAGTGTTGGCAACTACAGGTCCATATGACAGGCTTCCGGCTGAGGCTTAAAGATGAGGCCAGGGCTGAGTCTGGGCAGGCCGGACACTGACCCTCCATCAGAAGCAGAACCAGTCCCTACATCCGttggcctttcctggaattcttcCTGTAGCCAACGAGAACAAGAGAAACTGTTCAGGCCTTCTCATTCCATACAGTGAAGTCTCTCCTTGTCAAACCTGTCtggaatgttctttctgttttcacaGGTATATAACCTATGATgtcaatttttcttctttgtgtgtgtgtgagttgtggggtgggaggctgtgaatcgaacccagggccttgcatgtgccCAGCTCAtgctttatcactgagctactCCTCAGCCCCTGTAATATAGTTTTATAACTCATTATAATTTTCTAAATCTCCAAGGCTAACTAAGGAGAATAGTGCTCAGTGGTAGTTTGTCTAgtgcatgagaccctgggtccAATCAagagcataaaaacaaaaatccccagaTCGTCAGAGTGTTTTGGAAGAGTTAGTCCATCATCTTTCTACTTAAAATAGCCCTCTGAGAGCTTCTTTAATTTTAAGATAGAACCTTAtgtttgtagaccagggtggcttcaaacttgctatgtagttgagggtgaccttgaacttacgatcctcctgcccctccagaatgctaggagcACGGTCATGTACCACAGCACCTGCTTTACTGCAGTGCTGGGTGGgagcccaggaccttgtgcatgttgAGCTAGCACTGTGCCAGCACAGCCACACGCCAGCCCTGAGGTCGCCTCCTATTTGTAAGAGGCAAGCTCAGAGAAGTGCCCGTGGTGTAGACGAGTGGGCTAGCTGGCCTAGGGAAATCCTGCGTGCGGCTGCTGGGAATTCGGAGCTGTGCACTTGAAGCTCGGAGACGGAGAGTGCGCGTGCTGCCATGCTCTGCTGAACTACTCAGCGTGGCCTGGAGCGTTTGTTCTTTGAGTCACCGTGTGGGTCCCCACGGTAAGTGGCCAGGGCCCGTCTGAGCCAGCGGGTCTGAACCAGCGGGTTTCAGCTGTCATGCACTGCTCTGGCTCTGGTCACTGCCTTCCACAGGCCTGTCCCTCTGGCCTGGAACCTtcactcttctttcttcctgctccttCAGTTCACCGTAGGTCCCTGAACCTTTGTGTGGGTGTCACTATGACAACGTGGGTGAGGGGTCCTGATTCTACCacgaaggaggaagcaggaagtttTAGTCCAGATGTAGCCCCAGCTTAAGGACTCTCTAGATCTGTGCATCTGGATAATGTTTGGTTCCATTCAGGTTCGGAAGGTAATTTCCCATGTTAATAACTTGTCCTGTGATTTTCTTCTGATCCATATGGTTAGAAAGATTGACACCCGAGAAAACTGAAATTAGCTCTGATCGatgtggggtttgtttgtttgtttgtttgtttgttttttgctctttcaTAAATGACTATGAAATGGAAGATTTTTCTGTTAGAATTTATCCTGCCTTTTCTGCACTTTCACATCTGTTTCCAGTGATATGTATGGTGTTAAATTATTTTAGACTTTCTGGCTTTGTAAAACTTGTTTCCTTGGCTGAAGAAATCCCCATGTGACCTGTGGGATTTTGAggacttttcttcctttttagggCAACTTTCCTTGAAAAGTTGTTGCCACTCCTTCCTCTACACTCTTCCTCACAGGGATGCGCTTACCCGTATCCTCTCCACACTCTTCCTCACAGGGGTGAGCTTACCCTATCCTCTTCACACTCTTCCTCACAGGGATGCGCTTACCCGTATCCTCCTCCACACTCTTCCTCACAGGGATAAGCTTACCCATATCCTCCTCCACACTCTTCCTCACAGGGATGCGCTTACCCATATCCTCCTCCACACTCTTCCTCACAGGGATAAGCTTACCCATATCCTCCTTCACACTCTTCCTCACAGGGATAAGCTTACCCTATCCTCTTCACACTCTTCCTCACAGGGATGCGCTTACCCATATCCTCCTTCACACTCTTCATcacttctgctgttttgtttAGGAAGGTCAAACTCTGAACTTTTTACTGTTGGAAAAGCACCAAATACTTGAGCGGCCTTAGCGCTTCAAGAAATCACACATTTGTAAAACGTGAATAGTCAGCGGAAAATACTTGCATTAGAGTTTAACTGTCTTAAATTTGAGTGAGATCATTTTCAATTTATCATCTGGGAAGCCGTGAGTGTGAGGAATGGAGTCAGCTGGTGGCTCTTGTTGGTGAGAAAGCCCCCTCCTTAAAGGTTTCGGTCAGAGGCAAGTCTGCCCGCTCTTACTGCTGCCCCAGCCTGTGGGGAGGTTCCTGGAACCGACCTCAGGTCAGTTACCTGGACAACACTATGATACGCTGGTGTGCAATGCAATGTCTATGGCTTTGAGTTGCTCATTAAATAATGAATGTTCCTCTTTATGCCGTTCCCCAGATGTggtgggagcagaggagaggggcAAGCTCCTAGCCACCCACCCCGCAGCGCCACTGTCCAAAAGTGCATCTCCACGCAGTTCTTACCCATCCGTGGAGACCACAGGTGGGGCTGTAGCCGGCCCACACCGCGGTGGCAGCCTGCCGCTCACAGATGAAGGGCTTCCGAAGCGTTTgtcaagaaagactttggtagaGTTTCCTCAGAAAGTTTCGTCTCCACCCCGAGTACAGGGCTCTGACTCAGAGGCTCGGCGGCATGTGCAAAAGAGGACAAGTGAttcatcctcatcttcctcatcctcatcttcctcctccaactcctcagaTTCAGACTCTGATGGGGAGGGACATGACTCCAACATTGATCCCCCTGTGACCAGCAAAGGCAAGGCAGGGTTTTACAAACCAGAGGCCTCCCGTCCCTTCCGGAACGGAGTCCCCAAAATCACAGTacctgcaaaagagaaagccaaggtgCAAAAGCCACACACAGATCTCGCCTACCCAGAGAAGTCCCTGCAGCCAAAGAAGAAAGGAACCATCACCAAGCCTGTAGGGGACAGCAAAGAAACCAAATCCAAGCCCATGGCACCCAGATCCCAGTCCAGTGAGCTTTCGGAGCAAACCGTGAAGGAAGAACACCCACAGGAGAAACCGAGGCCAAGTAAGACAAGGAAGGAAAGCCCAAAGCCATTTGAAGCCGAAAGAATGTTACCCGACCGGACAAAGGCTAGGTCATCTGCACAGCTCACTGGTGGCCCAGCGTCCACAACCAGAACACAAGAGGCCAGTGCAGAAGAACAGCTGCCAGCAGCCGCGCCCAGGGCCGGAGCCAGACATCTGGAACCAAGAGGGCCAGAGCCTGACCCGAAGGCAGCTTCTCCCCGGGTCCTGGTCGGAAAAGAAAGCCCAGAGAAGCAGGTGCCCGAAGGCCGCCCACCGGCCAAGGAGGAGACCTTGGAAGATCAGAAACCAGTGAGCTATTCGAAGACAGTTCCTGTTCAGAAGAAAGATATCTTGGAAGAGAGAGCAGGACCGCAGCTGGAGGGGAGGTCCCAGGAGGCAGCCGGTGAAGCCCCGCCCACGGATGCAGGCCCACCCCAGGAGGGGAGGTTCCAGGAGGCAGCCGGTGAAGCCCCGCCCACTGATGCAGGCCCACCCCAGGAAGCCCCAGACGACACACAGGGTACTCCTTGCCTTGGTTCAGACTCTCCTTGTCCTTTAGGGTGTATAGATTCTAAAGAGCCTCCTTGcgtttctgtgtgtttagaaaggaatcttaattttttttttttttttgacacagagtccCTTGTAGCTCAGGGTGATTTCAGACTTGCTCGGTAGCTGACACTGACATtgcactcctgatcctcctgcctccgatTCCCAGGTGCTAGGTTCAGGTGCGCAGCTCTTGGCCTTGTCTAACTATTTCTTAGTGTAAATTTTGGAAACCGGTAATTCAGCATCACCACACTTAGCCTTGGAGGGTGTCCAAGCACACAGTTCATGAACTTGCCCAGCATCCTGCTAGGTGGAAGTCAGAGTCTCCTGTGGAGCTTGCATGGGTCAGGAGCAGCAGTCACTTGTCGGTGATAGCCCTCGGGTGGACTGAACGAGAGAGGTGCCTTAGCAACTTGGTGCATAGTGAATTGAAGCAAGTGTGAGCAGGTAGGCAGCCATGGACTGCATCCATGATCGCTCCACAGCTACAACACAATGGGCTGTTTAATCTTCTACAGTGAGTTTCTAAAGAGCTTTTCAAGGGGGATTGGCCTCCTGACATACTGCGTGGTGTTGCGAATGTGTGACATCCTCTGGGCAGCTCATTGGGGAACAGGAATTCTCTGATTTTTAGAATCTGCAGTTCTGGAGAGTTTCTTAAGATGCAGCATCGCTAACAAGGCCTTCTTCCTGTACCTGCGTGCCGTGCCGTGCCGTGCCTTGCCTTGCCGAGCCCACCCTTGCCTAACCTGCATCACCTGGCATGCTAACTGTCGCTCTTCCAGGATGTTGACAGCGTTTATGTTTCCTTCCTCCTCCGCTTCCCTTCTTTCACTAATCCGCCAGGTACCAGTGCGTGCCAGATGTCTGTCCTAGGACCTCAGGACCTGCCTTTCCGACCCTGGCAATTTTCAGATTTGATCCCAACTGGAAAGGAGTGCCTCAAACCCAGGATGAAAATACGGGACTGGGGGTCTCGGGGTTGTCTCTGGGGGAAACAACAACTCCTCACGGGGCTGCCGATGTAGCTTAGTGTGGGGGCTTAGCCCGTGAGTGAGGGCTTTTGCTCAGTTTCCCACACTGCACGAACAAGCTTGCTCCCCCTCCACCCAAACCCCTTTGACAGCTAAGGCTCACAAAGTGGTCCTTCTCCGAAGCCCCGTGCTTACAGGTGAGCTGCTCTGGAGTTTATAATCCGCCGGCTCCATCTGTTGTCGCCTCTCCTGTAATAACTACGTAATCCATGCCTTTGAAGGTATGCCTTCACCACACTGGAGATCTTGAGCttgcagaggcagagaagaggccAGCTCTATAAGAtacccttctcctttctttttataaaattaaatgatgAGAATCCGCTTCGGGGTTTGGAATAGAGAAATGTGTTTAAGTTGTTGGGGTGTTTGTTCCTCGTGCCGTGTGAGGAGAAACTGAGACAGCTCTGCTGCCCTGGGCCCTCGCTGGCTTTGTCTCGGCTCCTGTTTGTTGCATTCATGTTGCAGAGGAGCGGTTTCCTTTTGCCTCAGTCCCACACTTGGAATTTTAAGTTTATCAAGTGCTCAGGTACATGGATTTAATCCTCCCCATTGAAGATAAAAGGctaaatgtgtttgtttgtttgtttctgtctatGAATCCATGAAGATGGCAACAATTTCCCCCAAAAAGTAAAAACGGCAAAACCGCACCCTCCTCCCTGATCCCCCTGTTCCTTTTATCATTGATGTCACCCTCAGATTTTTCTCAGATCCGTGATGACGATTTCCATCACAAACAGATGTGATGTGATAAAATCATGCGAAGGGACATGATTCCTCTCCTGTGTGTTTCTACATGACCTGGAAGTCTGTCCATAATTCCAGGTCCTGCCAAACTCGTAGAGCCCAGGGCCTAGAGATGCAGAAGTAAGGTGAGGTACTTCGATCTAGATCAGAAACGAAGCAACCTTGTCCCCTCTCTTAGATGTTTAGACACTgccattttattattaaaaacaaagcagagagGCGTCCTGTCTCCCGGCAGGCCTGTGATGTAATCTCAGGGAAGGTTTCCGTGGCAGGGCTAGAGTTGAGTCTCTTAGGGTGACAGCATTGCCTCTGTGTGCTTTGTGATTACCGTAACTGGTAAGGTGATAAATTTCAGCATACGTTTTCAGGTTATTCCTCTattgtttttgaagacaaggGGGGCCTCGAGGTCTCCTCACTTCTAGTTAGACTGCTCACACGTCAGACTGGAGTTGTGGagacttctgcttcctgagtgctcagatGGACTGATATCTGACAGTTCTCCTATCACTTTCCTCTACAGAGCCCAC
This DNA window, taken from Peromyscus maniculatus bairdii isolate BWxNUB_F1_BW_parent chromosome 21, HU_Pman_BW_mat_3.1, whole genome shotgun sequence, encodes the following:
- the Ndufv3 gene encoding NADH dehydrogenase [ubiquinone] flavoprotein 3, mitochondrial; this translates as MALLLRGGRIRALKAVFLETRVFRELPSTVPLSTESGKNEGGIQSNPKNQSAPTDVVGAEERGKLLATHPAAPLSKSASPRSSYPSVETTGGAVAGPHRGGSLPLTDEGLPKRLSRKTLVEFPQKVSSPPRVQGSDSEARRHVQKRTSDSSSSSSSSSSSSNSSDSDSDGEGHDSNIDPPVTSKGKAGFYKPEASRPFRNGVPKITVPAKEKAKVQKPHTDLAYPEKSLQPKKKGTITKPVGDSKETKSKPMAPRSQSSELSEQTVKEEHPQEKPRPSKTRKESPKPFEAERMLPDRTKARSSAQLTGGPASTTRTQEASAEEQLPAAAPRAGARHLEPRGPEPDPKAASPRVLVGKESPEKQVPEGRPPAKEETLEDQKPVSYSKTVPVQKKDILEERAGPQLEGRSQEAAGEAPPTDAGPPQEGRFQEAAGEAPPTDAGPPQEAPDDTQEPTLVPESPNTTTYKNLQHHDYNSYTFLDLNMDLSKFRMPQPSSGRESPRH